The DNA segment CCGCCCCATCGGAGCGGTTGGCCGATGCGGCAATACCCTAGCGGCATTCGCAGGGTACATAATCCCGGGTCGGCGTCCCCGTGTAAAGCTGCCGGGGCCGACCGATGGACTGATCCTTCTCGGCAATCATCTCCATCCACTGGCTGATCCAGCCGATGGTGCGCGACACGGCGAAGATGACGGTGAACATATTGGTGGGAATGCCCATGGCCGACTGGATGATGCCCGAATAGAAATCGACGTTGGGGTAGAGCTTCTTGGAGACGAAGTAGTCGTCCTCCCTGGCAATCTGCTCCAGCTTCATGGCCACCCGCAACAGCGGGTCGCTGTCCCTGCCCACTTCGTGCAGCACATCGTGGGCCGCCTGACGCAGCACCTTGGCGCGGGGATCGTAATTCTTGTAGACCCGGTGGCCGAAACCCATGAGACGGAAGGGATCGGAGGGATCCTTGGCCCGTTTGATGTACTCCAGGATGTGATCCTCGCTGCCGATCTCCTGCAGCATCTTCAACACCGCCTCGTTGGCCCCGCCGTGGGCCGGCCCCCACAAAGCGCCGATGCCCGCCGACATGGCCGCGAAGGGATTGGCGTGGGAGGAACCGGCCAGCCGTACCGTGGAGGTGGAGGCGTTCTGCTCATGATCCGCGTGCAGAATCATGATCAGATCCAGGGCTCGTGAGAAGATCGGATTGACCTGATACTCCGCGCAAGGCACCGAAAAGAGCATGTGCAGAAAGTTGGAGGAATAATCCAGGCCGTTCTTGGGGTAGACAAACGGTTGCCCCACGGAATATTTGTAGGATGCCGCCGCAATGGTGGGCATTTTGGCCAACATGCGGAAGGCGGAGATCTCCCGATGCCGTGGATCTTGAATATTGAGCGAGTCGTGGTAGAAGGCCGACAGGGCCCCTACCACTCCGACCATGATGGCCATGGGGTGGGCATCCCGACGATAACCACGGTAGAACTGCAGAATCTGCTCGTGGAGCATGGTGTGGTTGGTCACGGTGCTGCGAAAAGTCTCGAACTCCTTGCAGGTGGGCAGTTCGCCGTGCATCAGCAGATAGCAGACCTCCAGGAAGGTGCTTCTCTCCGCCAGTTGCTCGATGGGATAGCCTCTGTACAGGAGTATCCCGGCATCGCCGTCGATGAAGGTGATCTTGCTTTCGCAGGAGGCGGTGGAGCGAAAGCCCGGATCCAGGGTGAACATTCCAAATTCTTTGAAGAAATGGGTAATATCCACCACCGAAGGCCCCATCGTGCCTTCGACGATGGGCCATTCCACCTCCTTGCCTGACCGGTTGTCCCGAATTGTCATTGTGTTTCTGGCCATGGCTTCACCCCATAGAATATTTTATAAAGGGAGGCGTGCTTTTCCTGTCCCATATCAAGGGAACCTGCTGCCCAGGTCTTGCATAAGGGGGCATCGGTCATGCAGGATGCGCAAGGACGCAAAAAAATACAAGTGCGGCATTATAATTTTTTTATGTGTTGACATCCATTTCGGGAACTCAATGGATGCGC comes from the Magnetococcales bacterium genome and includes:
- the gltA gene encoding citrate (Si)-synthase, coding for MARNTMTIRDNRSGKEVEWPIVEGTMGPSVVDITHFFKEFGMFTLDPGFRSTASCESKITFIDGDAGILLYRGYPIEQLAERSTFLEVCYLLMHGELPTCKEFETFRSTVTNHTMLHEQILQFYRGYRRDAHPMAIMVGVVGALSAFYHDSLNIQDPRHREISAFRMLAKMPTIAAASYKYSVGQPFVYPKNGLDYSSNFLHMLFSVPCAEYQVNPIFSRALDLIMILHADHEQNASTSTVRLAGSSHANPFAAMSAGIGALWGPAHGGANEAVLKMLQEIGSEDHILEYIKRAKDPSDPFRLMGFGHRVYKNYDPRAKVLRQAAHDVLHEVGRDSDPLLRVAMKLEQIAREDDYFVSKKLYPNVDFYSGIIQSAMGIPTNMFTVIFAVSRTIGWISQWMEMIAEKDQSIGRPRQLYTGTPTRDYVPCECR